Genomic window (Lutra lutra chromosome 17, mLutLut1.2, whole genome shotgun sequence):
ATCTGTGTAATGTAACCTCAACCTGGTGTTCGCTTTTGTTCTCTTCAAGTAGAAGCCGCCGGGTCCAACGCACACCTAAGGGGCGGCATGAAACCAGGGCCTGGCTGTCAGCTGGCAGGGACCAGGGgctggagcaggagcaggagaccATGAGGACACAGCTGCCCACAGGGTCCCGGTGGGGATGACAGCCGTGTGGGTCAGGGCGGCAGGCAGGGTCCACAGGGCTGGTGTCTCCAGCAGATGGACGTCCTGGTTTTCTTCCTGTCTGACTCATTGGGGGCTTTTGATGATATTCTCGGAGCAAGCCGCCTGGATGGCGCTTTTACACTGTCGCCATATCCTGTCCCTTTCATCACTGACCCAGTtttgcctccttctccccagcAAGCATCCCCCTTTCTGGGGAGATTTTCAGAAGGTGCCATTATGCTGCATTCCATCTGGCCCCCCAGCATCTGGAATCGGGGGTCACTCTGCCACTGTGGAAACAGGTGTGAAAAGGAGGGGGCCCTGGAGCTGAGGGGCGCAGAGCCAGGGCGAGCAACATACTTTCCCTGCCCCCGTGccaccccacaccccccgccCAGCAACCGGGTGCCCCAGCCCTCGGCGTTCTGGGGAAGCAGCCCTGAGGAGTTGGACGCGGTGGGGGGGACCCACTCAGAGCCTTTCCCAGGAGCAGGGTCTGGAGAAGACTCTGGAAGGCCAAGTCCCCTCTTCTTACACCGATGGCCCTTCTCCAGGCCCCGGCTCTCTGGACAGTCCTCCTGCAGCCCGGCCACAGCCGGCTGGTCCTTGCTGGCAATCCTGGGGCCTGCTTTGGCTGCACTTCGGGTCAGCCCTTCCCCAAGCCCAGGCCTTCACCTCCGCCGTGTTCTGGCTTCTCGTTCAGCTGTGAGGAGGAGTCACTCAGCTGCATCCTGAGGGCACCCCCAGGGCCTCACATGCAGTAGGTGCTGAGTATGTGCCCTGCACGTCGCCTATCCCGTCCCAGGACCGTGTGAAGGAGACACGTCCGGGGAGAAAGAGGAGCTGCTGGCGCCTGCTGGCAGGGGCTCTGAGCCTGCcccttcttttcagttttatttgtttgagagagagcggaGCGACAGAGAgaagctgagctgggagcccgatgtgggctccatcctgggaccctgggaacaaactgagccacccagatgcccccttatTTTCATTATTGATGTCCCCTCCCAGTGACCCGTGAGGAGACATGTGCCCGGGACActgcagggaggggagtgggggtctGCCAGAGCCTGTGTCTGCAGACCCTCGAGACTGGAAACCCTGGGAAGGCAAGGGTGCGCACCATCGGTTCGGCTGTTTACAGCGGGCCCTGCAGCCTGGGaccgtgcctggcacacagcgcGTGCTGAAGAAATACTGAATTAATGTTCTCCCCTCATCTGTTGTCCTTACAGGACTCCGtccacatcactttttttttttaatgatttttatttatttatttgacagacagagatcacaagtaggcgagaggcaggcagagagagagggaggagcaggctccccactgagcagagagcccgatgtgaggctcgatcccagcaccctgggatcataacctgaaccgaaggcagaggctcaacccactgagccccccaggcgccccagcatatcACTTTCTACTGTCCCTGGCCCACCCGCCCAGCACCCGCCCCATCTTCCGGCTCTGCTTGCTTTTGTGGTCTGGGACCGCCAGCTCACTGTGCTTCCTAGTGCTCAGTTGGCACTCGGTGCTTGTTGAAGGGAAGTGCGCGACGCCAGCACCTGGCAGGCCCGGAGCCAGCCCGGGGTCAGCGAGCTCAGCTGAGGGCTGACTCTGGCCGAGGGAGCCACCAAGGACCGAACATTGGGAACTCCTACAATGGGTGGGGGTAACACACCACACCCGCGGTGAGGATGCTGAGGCGCCTCACCAGGGATGGGACCCAGCTGGGGACAGGGGCCAGGCCCTGCAACGTGTGGAGCATGGCCACATGGGCCAGGGTACTGCAGTGACGGAGGCAGGGAGTAAGGCGCCCTAAGCTCCTACAGAAGACCAGAGTTCCACTTGCACAAGACCCAACAATGAAGTCCCAGGGAGCATTCTGATGCTGACGGGCCAAACAAGGATGCAGCGTCCACTATAGAAGCCAAGCTGTGGTCTTCCTACTACACCACACCGTCCCCCAAAAGACAGCACCCCAGGCCCTCAGGATATAAGCAAGACTCAGGGAGTCTCACTTGGtagagtatctgactcttgattgatCGCaaggtcatgaatttgagccccagtGGGtgaattggattaaaaaaaaaaaaaaaagatagaaacaagactcaaaagtaaaagaataaactggaaaaaaacctGTCCACATATGACAGAAGACATATTTCCTTAATATGCACAAAGCTGCTGCAAttcaagaaaatgacaaatattcacaatagaaaaatggaggcgcctgggtggctcagtcggttaaagcttctgccttcggctcaggtcatgatcccggggtcctgggatcgagccccgcatcgggctctctagccggctttcccctctctctctgcctgcctctctgtcaaataaataaataaaaatcttttaaaaaatggacaaaagatttgacagatgaatcacagaaaaagataaatttgccAGCAAATGAGAAGAAAGGCTCGGcttcacaaacaaacaaaaatacaagttaaaacaGCAGCATTCcagggcacctaagtggctcatttggtgaagcacctgcctttggctcaggacatgatctcaggatcctggaatggaaccccgtgtcgggctccctgctggacagtgggcctgcttccccatctctctctgctctctccatgCCACCCACCCTACCGCTcacgtgctctctcaaataaaaccctTAAACACAAAAACAGCAGCATTCCAGGGTTCCCCAAATGTCACCCATCCCTTCCCGGGGTCCTCTGTAGACATGGTAGAGAAGTGAGAGAGACCCGGGTGGACAAGCACAATACGGTACAGCACACAACGGGATTCCGTGTGCTTTTGACTTactatttaagtcatctctgcatcccatgtggggcttgaacccacggTGCACGACGCACTCTTCTGAAGGAGCCGTCCAGGTGCTCCcccatttttcataaaaacaaaagccttctcgtggcacctggggggctcagtaagttaagcctccgccttcggctcaggtcgtgttcccagggtcctgggatagagccccacatagggctctctgctcggcggggagccttctttctcctctctctctgcctgcctctctgcctacttgtgatcttgtctgttgaataaataaataaataaaatttaaaaaaacaaaagcctcctcaaaaaacaaacaaaaggcccagaagacttatttacttattttagagagagcaagagcacaagaagggcaggagagggggagaatcccaagcctgacgaggggctccatctcatgcccctgagatcatgacctgagctgaaatgctTCACGCAGGCGTCCCAAGGCCCAGGTGTTTGCACCAGAACAGAACTTCACACAAACCACTGGGCAGGCGCACGAGTCattccaggggctgggagggcagaggtggaAAAGGGATGCTTTTCTGTtgatgcttttttccttttaaactaagagcacaacttttttttttataacttaaagACACCATCACAGAAAACGTGGTGGGTACAACTACCTACAAACGCAAACCCAAGCACGTGggacaggagaagagaagagCCCTCCGCACGCGCCCCTTCTACTCTCTGGGTCCAGCTGAGCTGAGTCAAGGGGGGAAAAGACTACAGAACCGAAAACAACTGAAGTTTTCCTCCTAAATTACAAGTTTCAAGCAAGTGGAAATTAGTGTTAATTTtaatccttctttttaaaaatagcacaacttgggcgcctgggtggctcagtgggttaagccgctgcctgcggctcaggtcatgatctcagggtcctgggatcgaggcccacatcgggctctctgctcagcggggagcctgcttccctctctctctctgtctctctctctgcctgcctctctacttgtgatctctgtcaaataaataaataaaatctttaaaaaaaaataaaaataaaaatagcacaaCTGTAGATATTTAACAAAGCAACTATATGGTACAGATTCAAAAGCAATTCGTCCTGGGAAGGGGGCACCATCCGTATACCTTCTCTCCAGATTGAAAAATACTGTACGGTAACTTTAAGATaatcaaaaaaggaaaggcaGCTGGGGAAGATTAGAGAAAAACCCCAATGtcacatgaaaaagaagaaaaataaacaataaactgagaaaaagtatttgcaatTCCTATCAGAGCAAGTCGGATCTGAAAACAAGCGAAGAGGTGAACCGGCCTCTTGGGCCACGTGTGGGCGGCTCCTGCGCGAGCGCCCCTGCTGGCCACTGTGGGTATTGCTAGCAACACCTCAGCACCCACTTTGGGAATCTGACCCCCAAATACACCTGCAACCCCCAGATGACTGCCTGACCCCCCGCCCACTTCTCTGAGGGGCAATGGCCACATACAGAGCCCAGCCTGCCGATGGGATTCCACCCAGGGGCAGAAAGggataaaggaaaataatgccTGTCCCGGGGTTGGTTTTCCAATTAACCACACGCACAGGTGAAGGCCAACTAcagctggggtccctgctcaggggcGTCTCAGTGGAGGCCTTGGTGGATGGACTCCAGTTCCTCACCCGGAGAGGACGGAGGCCTCATTTTCTCGTTGCTGTGGCATCAGGGGCTGCTCCCTTGAGGCGGGGTAGGGAGCCCCCTCTCTTGGGAGTTCCGCCAACACTCGAGGGAAAATCCCCAGGAGCTGGAATCCTAAGGCTGGGATTCCTACTGCCGTGGGCCAGGGGATGGGCTGTGGATGAAGGACCCCCTCATCCCTTGGAGCGGACACACAGACACCGAGGGAGcggtcccccagcccctggagagAACCTGTGAGTTCACACTCTCTCCCCAGTTCCAAGGTCTGGGTTACAGCCCAGGGCTTCAGCGGGACACCCGCAGGAATTCAGGGTCTGGACGCCGGCCAGCAGCAGCTCACGGGAGACTTCCTCAGCTCAGGGACAGTCTGGGCTGGCACTGCTTCCCAGGCTCAGAGGGGACACCAGCTGAGCTCTCCATCTGTGCTCCTGGCTCACAGCAGACTCACGTAAGGGACCTAGGTCAGCTGCGGTGGACACAGACATCGAGGGACTTGCCACTGAGGGCACTGTGGGCCACAGCAGTCAGTCTTCACAGCCTCAGGTCAGGGAGTACGGTGGACCCAGTGCTTGGGCCCTGGCACCTTCCAAAGCCCCGCTGAGCCTCCTGTCGGCTTATGGGCCCAGCTGCCCAAGGCTTCCCTCCTGCCTGGCTTCACCAGATGGCATGTCTAGCTGACCGAGCACTCGCGGCTCTGAGCGGTGACGGGGAGAAGGTACTCAGGGAAGTGGCTTTGTCAAGATGACCCACTGCCACCATGGACACACCCATGTATTGAGAACCCGCCAACAGGGCCCTAGAGCACAggtccccctcccaccctctccccggCAGGTGCCCGGCCTGTTCCCAGTGCTCCTTGTACCCAGAAAGGCCCTTCGCTCCGGTGGCACGATGCCAGAAAGGGAACAGGGCATGTAGGTGAAGGCGAAGTGATGTCTAAGGGTACACGGatgctccttcccctcctgcccgAGGCTGGAGCACAGGGGGCCCCCACCCTGCACAGACCCAGAGGCCTGGACTCCCTGACCCATCAAGACCACACCCAGGGCCTGGCTACCCACCACTGCGTAGGCCGAGTCCAGCTCCTCGGCACAAGCCACAGGGAACGGAGGCCAAGTCACCCAAGGGCAGCCCCACCCTGTTCTGTCTATGGGACTGCCAGGGACCAGGCTCCCAAACTGCGTTTCGTGAGTGCAAAGTGACCAGGTTTCGTGAGTGCAAAGTGACCAGCCTTCCAGGTCATGTTACATGAGATCCCACTGGGATTTGGCTCCGGGTGCGGACACCAGTGGCCCAGCTGTCGGCACTCCCGGTTGCTGGAGGCCCACACCCGCAGAGCCGGAGTATCCAAACCGAACAGCTCGCAGAGCGGCTCTTCCCAGCAGGCCCTGCTCGGGCCCCATCTCAGCACCCCACGTGGGCAGTGGCTGTGGCTTCAGAGGAACCTGGGGGCTGCGCCACAAGGGATCCAGCTGAGGTCCTGCGTGTCCAGCCCCCAGCCTTCCTCCGGTGTGGGCCTGAAGCTACCCCGGCTCTGCCCAGCCGCCACGCAGGCACAGGAGCCTGAGGACGGGCTCggggcagcccagccccagctgtGTGCACCGGGGCATGCGTGCCGGGCGCAGACAGGCCCAGGAAGACCCGGCCCCCGACCCTCGACCCCCAAACACTCCAGCAAGTGGTAACTGCTCCATTTAACGGTTCCTCTCCGGGACACGCGCACGAGACAGGGGCGCGAGTGACCCGGTCGACAGTCCTAAAGCACAGAAGATGCGATTCCGCCTTCGGGCTGCCACGCAAAGATGCTATCGCTCCGGCCAGGTCCCAGCCGGGAAGGACACGTGTTCCCAAGttctggcccccaagccctcccagAAGACCGCCGCCACACGCAGACCGCAGGCGTCACAAGTTGCCAATGacactttatttcttcttttcaacaTCCTGCTCTGCAGCTTCCTTGGCCCTTTTCGCCCGGATGCCGAAGAGCCGGGCATTGGCACGGGCCATGCGAAGACTGGCGAACGCCTTGAAGTTCTTCTCCTCCTCCGTGAGGACTCTGGCTTTCTCCTTCTTATAGACCTGAACGGAACGCGGGGCGTCAAGGCCGTGTGTGGCCTCTGAGGTCAGCAGAAACCCTGGAGGAGCTGGGTCTGCCTGCCCGCTGCTCAAAAGCCCCACGGAAGCCACCAAGAAGATTACAAGGAGCCTCCTGGGGTCACCCCAAACACAGGGCAGAAGCAACCACCTCAGGTGTGTGCAGTTCTGGGCCCGTTTCTCCTGCCAGAGGAGCCTCTAGAGCCCAGTGGTTTGCAGGAGCACCACGCGGCAGAGTGACCCGTGGCCCGGCCTTCCCCGGCAGTGGGAGGTGTGAGTGTGACACGCACGTCCCCAAAGGAGAGGGCAAGGCCCTCCGCAAAGAGCCCAGCTGCGACGGGGGCGGACGATCCTCCAGAGTTCGGGGGACCCTTTCCATGCGCCATAAAACCACCCCGGCCCTGCTGGCACCCGCGGCCTGAGCCCCTCGGGCCAgcgcgccgcccgcccgcccgcagACACGCGCTTACGTTCCGGATGGGCATGACGGGGCCCGTCAGCTGCGTCGCCAGTTTCAGCTCCTCAGCCTGCGTGTGAGGAAACGAGAGCCCCGGGGCTCAGCGAGACGCCCAAGGCGCCAAGCTCACAGCCCCCttcccgccgcccccgccccgcacTCACCGAGCCGTCGCCCTTCCGCGGCGCGGCCGGCCGGCGCGGGAACAGCAGCAGCTTGGAGCGGTACTCCTTCAGCCGCTGCACGTTGGCCTGCAGCGCCTCCGAGGACTGGTTCCGCCGCCGCGGGTCCACCGAGACGCCGATGGTGCGCGCCACCCTCCGGTGGATGCCGGCCGCCTGCCGACCGGACGCGCATGAAGCCCCCGCGGGCCCCgcgccgccccccgccgccccccgccgccgCGCGCAGCCGTCAGACGCACAAGGGTTCGAGCGCGGTTTCATCACGGAGCGCAGCGATTCCGGAGACGGTCATCACGGGCTgcgcgcgcccgcccgcccgcccgcactcgcccgcccgcccccgcccgcccgcaCTCACCCGCAGCTCCTCCAGGCTGAAGCCCCGGCCGGCGCGCACTCTGGTGTGGTACCGCACCGTGGGGCAGCGCACGATGGGCCGGATGGGCCCGGACGCGGGGCGCGGGGCGATGCGGCGGGCCTTGGCCTGGCGGGCCTTGCGTCTGCGCACACAGCGGTCGGCTCGCCCACGGGGGGACGGGGAAGGCGCGggctgcccccccccgccccgcggccGGCCCCGCGTCCCCGCACCggccccaccaccccgccccgccGCTCACCTGCGGATCTTCCGCGCCGGCTGGTTGAACCACGTGGCCACGCGCCGCTGCCAGTCCTTGTGGAAGTGCGGCTTCAGGATCATGCCGTTCCGGCTGGGCGCCATGGCTGCTGTCTACGGGCCTGGGGGCGCGGGGAACGAGTCAGGGCCCGGACCACGGCCCTCTCCTGTCTGCCGCGCGGGCCCGGAGCCCCTCTGCGGCGGCGCCCGGAGCAGCCCCACGCCGATGGCCGCGGATGGCAGCGGATGAGGCCCGAGGCCGCCAATGGCGCCGCGAGCCCGCGCACTCACCTCCTCCGAGGGAGAACAGCCGGCGGAAAAGAGCCGGCGCCGCAAAGCACCCCGGGATGGTGCCGGGCTCAGCCAATCAGAAGCGCCGAGGCGTCCCGGCCAGTCAGAGCCGGGGATCGCGGAAGTGACGTGCGCGCCCTCCCCGCCGCCCTTCGACCCCGGCCGCGCGGCGGGTCCCCGCGGCCCTGGGAGATGAACACCCGGCCGGGCGGGACAGCGGCGCTTCGGGGGCCGAGTGCGGCGAGGAGGGCGCGCACGTCACGGGACTCGGTCCGCGCCCCTCACCCTCCGGCGCCGCCCCCGCGTCCCGGCCCCGGGGCTCGCCGCCCCGCCCGGACTCCCGAGGGGAGCGCGCGGGCCGGGCGGAGCGAGGAGCCCGCCCCCCGCCGAGCGGGGGCCGACGCGGAGCGTCCCGAGGCCGTGGCCCGGGCGGAAGGCGGCCGCGCAGCCACCCCGGAGCCCCTCGGGCCGCTCCTCCCCTCGGGGCGGGAGCTCTGCGCACAGCCGGCGCTCCGGGGCGGGCGGCTGCGGCTGGGGGCGCGGGGCGGCCGCGCTCCGCCGCCCGCGCGAGGGGATGCTGAGGAGCCAGGCCGCCTGCCGTGACCCGTGCCCGCGCGTCGGCTCCTCTCCCGGCGCGTCGGGACCCGCGCGTCCCTCCCTGAGCCCTTCCTTCCCGCCCCGGTCCCCGGCGCCGAGCCTGCCCCCGGGACTACCGTCCGCCGGAGATCCCGGAGCGGAGCGCGGCAGGTGCAGGCCTCCGCGCCGCCGAGACGCGCTCGGGTGTCGGCGAAATCGGGCTGCGAGGCACCGCGGGACCGCAGGGCTGGGCGGGGACACGGCCTGTGTCCTGCGCGGGCCCTTGCGGTCAGTTCGGCGCCCCAGGCCTGCGTGGACCGGGGCGGGGCGGCCCTGCCTCCGGAGGCCGCGCGCGCGGCGGGGACGGGGACGAGCTCAGCTCCGCTCTGGCTCAGGTGCAGGCGAATGCGGGGCCGGGGGGAGCCGCGCGCTGCGGCTGGGAAGTGGCAGCGGCCCGCGGAGCGCAGGTGAGGTCGGAAGTCTGCGGCCGCCTCGGGCTCGGCTGCGCTAACGGGCGGCCAGTGACAAGTCAGGAAGAAGTGACAAGCCAGGGAACGTGGCTGTGGAGGTGGCGTGGGTTCGAGGTCTGCGCTACTCTCCGAGGCGTAGGGCACCTTATCGGAACTTTCCTCCTCTGCGAAGTGGGAGGACTGATGGGCCCCAGGACCGGCTCTACTTCCGTGGGAGGTGGTAGGAACCCTGCCGGGGAGGAGGGGACGGAGCGGGTGGTCCCTCACAAAACCTTGAGAGGGGTTCTCCGCGGTCTCCCGTCACTTTCTTCGTGTGGCCCTGGAGCTTGGACCCGCACTCTGTGACGGCATCGTCGCTGCGGCAGAGTGATGCTGGAGGAGACGTTCGTTGAAGGAACACTTGCCGTGGCCCATGCCGCGTTTCTTAGCATGTCTTCTGTCCAGCGTCAGCCTGCACGTCCCAGGCCTTTCTCAGACCCCTTGCAGTGGATCATTGCTCTTACTAATCTCGGGCACATTCCTATCCCGACccccaatttctctttctggataGACCCCCACACTCATGCAGTTCCGTCTGCCCTGACCCACATCTCCACCTGAGCGCCAGCCACTCACAGTGAAGATGTGGCCCTGGGTCGCTGGTTGGGGGACAGAGGTCTGAAAATAGAATCACTGCCCAGATGATGGTGGCGGTGAGAAAGTGAAGTTGGAGCTGAAGAGTCTTGGTCTGCAGTGCACGCCATGCCCGACACAGACTCCGGTGTCCCATTCTTGAATGCTCCACACGCTTACTGTCTTTTAAAAGGGTGCAGAATAGTGAGGGGAAACTGCTTCTGATGTGAAATCCTGTTGGGGACAGGCTCGGCGTTCTACTTAGGAGACAGGAGAAGGAACATTGTCAACCACGGAGCAGGAGTCCTTCTGATACAAAGACTTGGCTGGCtcaagtgttttaaaaatcagtagctGTGGGGGCGcccgggcggctcagtgggttaagcctctgccttcggctcaggtcatgatctcaaggtcctgggattgagctccacatggggctctctgctcagcggggagcctgcttccctctctgcctacttgggatctgtcaaatagataaataaaatcttaaacaaacaaccAGTAGCTGTTGGGACAGACCATGTCCTGGGCACAGAAATCCACAGCCACAGGTCTGCTCCAGGCTTTTGTCCCAGACTTGGGCCTCCAAGGGCCACTAAAAGAGGCCCTCTCTTCCCCCAGGGAACTGCATTTAAGGTGGCTGGCGATTCCTGGATGGACACCCGCAAGGTGTGGGAGGATGCTGTGCACAGCCTCATAGAGTTTCCCTGCGAGACTCAGTCCGTTCCTCACAGCACAGCCTCCTCACTCAGTACTTGTCCCTGGCCGGTCCGCCGGCTGGTGCCCTGGGTGTTCTTCAAGGAAATCCCAGCTACAACAGTCACCAGCAGTGTTGGGAGCCCTCTCAGACATACCGCCtcgatttttaaaattagtttcatagGGGCAAAGTGATTTTTTTCGTGTTTGGGGGGTAAAAGTTCTATCCCAAAACATTTCGCAAAAATTAGCATGCTTTGTCCTATGAATACGGGGTAATTATTGAATTGGGAAAAGCAATAACCCAATAACAGCTAGGCCAAGATAACATTTGCTGCTTAATCACAGAACTCGTTGACTACCCAGCATCTCAGCTTTCCAGAATCTTGGTCTACACAAAGATCAGCTGTAGGCTAATTCAAAGATTCCTATAACCTGAAGGAGCACTTGATGTCAATGAAAGGCAGCAGAAAGAATATTAGTGTTGTAATCATAAAtgttctatttaaaatatctgcATGACAACAGGCGTTAACTGGGCTCAttatgatcattttgcaataggGATGAACGTTGGCACATTACacggtacacctgaaactaagtaTCTCTTacaccaaaacaaaaagtaagCTTTGATTAAGCATAACAGAACATACGTGTTTGTTGGTGAGTGTATATTACAGTAGAGAACTGTCTGTATTATTTAAGAGCACACGTTAATTTCTCTTGATACTTTTCAGTCTCCTGAAGATGATTGTGTTAAATATCCCTGTTgacgcctgggtgctcagtcgttaagcgtctgccttctgcccagatcacaattccagggtcctgggattgagccctgtatcgggctccctgttctgcaggaagcctgcttctccctctcacactcccccgaccctgcttgtgtttcctctctccttttctgtcaaataaataaaatcttaaaaaaaaaaaaaacaaacaaaaaaggcatgTGTCTTTCTCAGGACGTCCAGCTGGCCCAGGcagaacatgtgacttttgatgTCCAGGTcgctgagttcaagccccacgttgcgTGTAGAGATTTCTACCAAACAAAAACGTTGTCTTTCTCGGTGCGTTCCAGAAGCTGTAGTCAGGCCTTGTTACATCAGctgtgctggggggagggcagagggtcaGGGCTGCCCTCCAGTGTTGGGTCTCACTGCTCCTGGGACGCACGTGCAGCTGGAGAAGGCTCCTTACTAGGCAGCCTGAGTCCatgaggagggagtgggggaggcctGACTCTGGCGCTCTTGAGCACCCATGTCTGGGCCTGGAGGTGGCGTCCCTGAGGACCAGTGGGAAGGTCAGCCAACAGCTGGCTTCTGGCAGTCAGCATCAGGGGACTCCCTCACACCCGTGAGTGCTGGGGGTGCAGGCTGCGCTGGTCTCCACCAGGGCAGGGGGCCGCTTTTCACGCTGTTCCAATTCCTAAGTGCCTTCCGGGTCACAGCTAAGGGTTTTCCAAAGGCCACTTTAATGGTCAAGTGCAGGGGATGCGCTTGGCTACAGCCACGTTAGGGTATGGAGGGTGCCACCCTGGGCCGAGGAGATCAGAGCCTTCCTAACCACATGCCCATCTGGAGAAGGAGTTTGGGGAACTGGTGTCAAGGCAAGAGGGCCCGGTCAGAGCTGCCCTCCCTCAGGTGTGACCCGTACCCACCCACATGCTGCCGTTTCCTCAGGGCCCCGATGTCGGGGTGATTCTGACAGGAAGTGCCTACTGCCCATGGCTCCCAGCGCCACTGCAGGGAAGGCAGAAGCAATGACAGCAGCAAGTACGAACACCTGAGTGCATGCTCACTCCGCTGGGGACAAGGACCAAGTGCACCCCACTTGTGAGGGGGCGTCTTAGGGCCTCTACCCCAAGATTCCTACAAAAGGGGCTCAACGAGTTATCATGTGGCTGAGATTATAAACTGAAACACATGACCTTTTGTCGGCTTATAGCTGGTCATGTGGTACAAAGGTGGGCTCTCCACCCACAGAACATACTAGAAAGTACCACAGCCGATTGCAGGGTGTCCTTCCCTGCACACCAGCACGCCGGTGGCCAGGCCAGTGAGCACAGCAGCAGGCGGCAGTGTTCTGAGGCGGCGGAGC
Coding sequences:
- the LOC125089484 gene encoding collagen alpha-2(I) chain-like, which gives rise to MAPRARALTSSEGEQPAEKSRRRKAPRDGAGLSQSEAPRRPGQSEPGIAEVTGASGAECGEEGAHVTGLGPRPSPSGAAPASRPRGSPPRPDSRGERAGRAERGARPPPSGGRRGASRGRGPGGRRPRSHPGAPPGPRRRACPRDYRPPEIPERSAAGAGLRAAETRSGVGEIGLRGTAGPQGWAGTRPVSCAGPCGQFGAPGLRGPGRGGPASGGRARGGDGDELSSALAQVQANAGPGGAARCGWEVAAARGAQVRSEVCGRLGLGCANGRPVTSQEEVTSQGTWLWRWRGFEVCATLRGVGHLIGTFLLCEVGGLMGPRTGSTSVGGGRNPAGEEGTERVVPHKTLRGVLRGLPSLSSCGPGAWTRTL
- the RPL13 gene encoding 60S ribosomal protein L13, which produces MAPSRNGMILKPHFHKDWQRRVATWFNQPARKIRRRKARQAKARRIAPRPASGPIRPIVRCPTVRYHTRVRAGRGFSLEELRAAGIHRRVARTIGVSVDPRRRNQSSEALQANVQRLKEYRSKLLLFPRRPAAPRKGDGSAEELKLATQLTGPVMPIRNVYKKEKARVLTEEEKNFKAFASLRMARANARLFGIRAKRAKEAAEQDVEKKK